The genomic segment CACCGCGGTCACCGTGTTCAGCCAGACGGGGCTCTCCCCCGGCTTGAGGATGCCGTCGAACCCGGTCCACCCGGTGAAGTGGGAAATGACGTTGTACAGCGAATCCGGGTCCATCCCGCGTTCGCCGTTGAGCCGGAAGAACTCGCGCCAGCCGACCGGGTAGGCCAGCGCGATCGGCAGGTTCACCGCCAGCCACGACCCGGCCGCGGCAAGGGCGGCGGTGGTCCACGCGCGCATCTTCCCGGCTCTTATGCAGAGAATCAGCAAGGGCCCGAGCAGGAACAACGGGTACAGCTTCACCGCGGCACCCAGCCCGATCAGGACCCCGGCGAGCAGCGGTTTCCGCCGAGCCCAGGCGAGCACCCCGCACGCCGCGAAGGCGGTGGCGAGCGTGTCGAAGTTGGTGAACGCGTGCACCAGCATCAGCGGGGACACCGCGACGAGCACCGCGTCCCACGGCCGTCTCCTCGCGGTCCTGGCCACCGCCCAGACCGTGGCCAGCCAGGCGATCGCCAGCCACAACGCGGACAGGTTGAAGTAGATGGCCACCGGGATGGCGCCGGGCAGGAACCCGCCGTCGGCCCCGGCGAGCCAGGCGTTGGTCAGCTTCGCGTTGACCCACTGGAAGAGCCCCGACAGCACCGGGTACTCCATGTACCGGACCTGCTCGTCGGCGGTGTCCTCGTTCTCCACCCAGCTGGTCTTGTACGGGAAGGTCTCCGGGTCGTTGAGCCGTTCCGCGCTGTAGAGCGGGACCACGTCGGAGTAGCACATCGCCACGTACGGCCGGCCCGATCGCCAGTCGAGCTCCAGGCTGCCGTCCTCGGCGGAGTACTGCTGGATGCAGGCGGCCTTGCCGAACCAGCTGAGTGTGAGACCCACCACCGCGAGCAGCAGCGCCACGCGCAGGGGTGACCAGAACCAGTGCCTGCCCAGCGCGGCGTGCTCGCCGATGGGACCCCCGAACGGGCGGGTCGCCCCGGCCGCGAGCGGGCTGCTGTGGCTGGGCAGCACTCTGTCCGCCGCGTCCAAGGAGACCGGTTCGGGCACGGTGGTCTGCTCGGGCTCGGTGGGCACGGCCCGGATGGTATCCGCGCCTCCGGTGACGCGCCGGTGAACCTGTTACGTGGACGGATCGGCGTAGAACCTGGCCAGTACCTCGGTGGCCGCACCCGCCGCGACCAGGCGATCGTCGTGTTCGGCGAGGATCAGGTCGAGCTTCTGCCACCCCGGCAGCGGCAGGGACGCGCTCAGCTGGGCGTCGATCTGGGCGCGGTAGAGCTCGGGCCGCGCCCGCACGGAGAGCACGACCTGTTCGAGATCGAGTAGTTGCACCAGATCGACCAGGCCGACGCCGAGCAGGCGCGCGGCCTCGCCGGGATCCCCGCGCCGGACGGCGGCGTTGTGCAGCACCTCGATGCAGCCGCGCCGGCCGCACGGGCAGCGCGGGCCGTCGTGCGCGATGGTGGTGTGCCCGAACTCGCCGGCGTTGGTGCGCGGGCCGCGGTAGACCTTGCCGTCGATCAGCAGCCCGGCGCCGATCCCCGTGCCGACCAGCACCACGGCGGCCGCGCGGGCCGGAATGGTGGCGTGCCAGGCGTACCCGGCGGCGGCCGCGTTGGTGTCCTTGTCCACCAGCACCGGGAGGCCGGTGGCCTCGGTGAGCAGGTCGCGCAGCGGCACCTCGTGCCAGCCGGGCAGGTTGGTCGCCTCCCGCAGCAC from the Amycolatopsis magusensis genome contains:
- a CDS encoding ROK family transcriptional regulator, whose protein sequence is METESRAGVNLRGLREHNQALLLGEIRRAGGLSRIELAERSGLTQQAVSKIVPALLDAGILDEEREPSRGVGKPRIRLRIRPDARHALGAQLDRDELRVVRTDLLGTVVAEETRDLPAGFTPDDAIGALKSCVDDLRGDTLLGLGVGALGPLDHTTGVLREATNLPGWHEVPLRDLLTEATGLPVLVDKDTNAAAAGYAWHATIPARAAAVVLVGTGIGAGLLIDGKVYRGPRTNAGEFGHTTIAHDGPRCPCGRRGCIEVLHNAAVRRGDPGEAARLLGVGLVDLVQLLDLEQVVLSVRARPELYRAQIDAQLSASLPLPGWQKLDLILAEHDDRLVAAGAATEVLARFYADPST
- a CDS encoding glycosyltransferase family 87 protein encodes the protein MPTEPEQTTVPEPVSLDAADRVLPSHSSPLAAGATRPFGGPIGEHAALGRHWFWSPLRVALLLAVVGLTLSWFGKAACIQQYSAEDGSLELDWRSGRPYVAMCYSDVVPLYSAERLNDPETFPYKTSWVENEDTADEQVRYMEYPVLSGLFQWVNAKLTNAWLAGADGGFLPGAIPVAIYFNLSALWLAIAWLATVWAVARTARRRPWDAVLVAVSPLMLVHAFTNFDTLATAFAACGVLAWARRKPLLAGVLIGLGAAVKLYPLFLLGPLLILCIRAGKMRAWTTAALAAAGSWLAVNLPIALAYPVGWREFFRLNGERGMDPDSLYNVISHFTGWTGFDGILKPGESPVWLNTVTAVLFLGCCAGIAYLGLNSAIRPRFAQLGFLVVAAFLLTNKVWSPQYSLWLVPLAVLALPRWRLLLGWMVLDALVWAPRMFFYLGEDNRGLPEGWFLGTVVVRDLAVVALCVLVIRDIRRPASDPVRAAGDDDPSGGVLDRARDVVVYRGGVFSRRSPVVGARARAGRAR